The following nucleotide sequence is from Salvia splendens isolate huo1 chromosome 2, SspV2, whole genome shotgun sequence.
TTTCTTCCTATCCCGCTTTAATTTTCTTAAAACCGCCTCGCAACTCAAATTCTTCCACTCATTTTCCGACTCCGAAGACCACACTTCTCCACCGTCGCTCAGTGTAGCTAAACCATCTCTCCCGCCGCTTCAAAACTCCCCGGAGGCGGACTCTCTCTGCCAGATCTTAATCCGGCACCACAACCCCTTCCACCACATGGAGTCCTCCATCCAGCTCCACGGCATTTCCCTATCCCCGCATTTAGTCCACCAAACCCTACTCCGATTAAATCACCATTCCAAAATCGCACTCGCCTTCTTCAAATTCACTCAATCCTACTCCCCATCCCCTTCTCGTCTTCTCGACACCGCAGCCTACAACCTTATCATCAACATCTTGTGCAGAGTTCGCCAATTCGATGTCGCGTGGCAGCTGATTATGCAGATGGATAGTGAGAACAGCGCTTCAAAACCGGATTTCACGACCTTCTTCGTCTTGATCAGGCGGCTTGTATCTGCTGGCCTCACGAGAAGTGCGATTCGTGCGTTTTACGATATGAGTATTTTTATTGGTGATGAGCTTTTCGATtcgcagtttagtttctgttTCTGTTATCTGTTGGATACGCTCTGCAAGTATGGATATGTGAAGGTGGCGGTCGAGGTTTTCAATAAGGAGAAGTATAGAGTCGAAGCTGATGCAAAATTGTACACTGTTTTGATATACGGGTGGTGTAAGGTGGGGAGGATCGATATGGCGGAGAGGTTTCTTGGGGAGATGTCGGAGAGAGGGATTGAGCCGAATGTGGTTACTTACAACGTGTTGTTAAACAGGATTTGCAGGCGTGCGAGCCTGCACCCGGAGGGGAGGTTTGAGAGGGTTATCAGGGAGGCAGAGAGTGTTCTTGGCGAAATGCGTGAGAAGGGGTTGGAGCCTGATGTCACGAGTTACTCGATTTTGTTGCACGTGTATAGCAGGGCACATAAGCCGCAGCTGTGTTTGGATAAGCTGGTGATGATGAAGGAGAAGGGGGTTTGCCCGAGTGTGGCAACATATACCTCTGTTGTGAAGTGTCTTTCGTCTTGTGGGAGGATGGAGGAGGCCGAGGAATTGTTGGACGAGATGCTACAGCAAGGGGTTACTCCCACGGCAGAGACATACAATTGCTTTTTTAAGGAGTATAGAGGTAGGAAGGATTTGGATGGTGCAATGAGGTTGTATAGGAAGATGAAGGAGGGGTCTttgcattctctcaatatgcatACCTATAATATATTGTTGAGAATGCTTATGGTGTTGGATAAAATGGGACTACTGTGGGAGGTTTGGAATGATCTGTGCTTGAGTGGAATCGGGCCTGACTTGGATGCTTACACGATTTTGGTTCATGGATTGTGCGAAAAGAGGAAATGGAGACGAGCGTGTGAGCTATTCGTGGAGATGATAGAGAAAGGATTTCTTCCACAGAAGTTCACTTTTGAGACGCTGTATCGAGGGTTGATTCAAGCTGATATGTTGAGAACTTGGAGGATGTTGAAGAAGAAGCTTGAGGAAGAGTCAATATCATTTGGTGAAGAGTTCAAAGAGTATCACCTCAACCCTTACAAGAGGTGAATTTGTTGTTTGTGGACTTCAATAGTCAAGCTCTTCTTCATCCCACTATGTCTTCATCAAACAAGATGAAGGCTATGAACAAAGGAAGAAGCATACTCTCACCTCTGACCAGATCAAGTGGCATGTGATGTGGCCCAATTGGAATAGGCAATCACTGTGTAAACTTTGATACTGAGTTAAAGGTTTTATGGTATTGAATGATTGAAATTCTCCAGATGCTTTCTTGGAATACATTTCACTTGTTCCCCCCTCATACCCATGATGGATTGTTTACACATTCTTGAGGTGAGATTTCTTTAGTAGGGAAAAGAGATTGCAacttttcctctcttttttgTAGGTCAGTAGTAATGATAAGCTAGTGGACAAATGTGGTAATATACCATTATGTAAACTGTAACTgctcaaatataaatatgacATTGTTTGTGGAAACCCAATGCCAAAATGAACATATCTTTCTAATTGACTATGTTCTAATTCCCTCTACGCACTCCAAAAGCATACTTCTACTGCTATATCAATTATCAACTATATGGCTTAAGGGATATTATGGcttttctttataaattaaaagaagagACATCAAAAACATACTTCCAGTGCCATATCAGTTATATGGCTTGAGATGAAAAATTTGGCAAAGTGGGATGTGTGACATTCTTTCTGAAGCTTGTTCGAACTTCTTAGTCATATCTTCATTCTCCTCTAAGCTCAGATGATCAAAGTATTCAGCCCACCAGTTCGCGCTCCTCAACTTAACCTGTCGGGAAGGGAGGTATATAAAAAGCAAATGATAAATATAAGGCAAGTTTAATCGTTCTTTTGTTATTTCTCAATGATGTCTTTCGCAGCAACATATATAGGTCTCTGGTTTTCCTATTTAAACCAATGGTGCTACTTTGGCCTTATATATGGtgacaaaaatgaaaacaaaagaaCTTTCTGCATAGCATTGTGACTGATAGGCAGTGCATCATCCTAGATTATTTTCCTCTCCTCGAACAAGATCCAATATCCATGTTGtgtaaaatgaaaacaaaaatatgatAGCACGAGGCAGATGAGTTACCGAACTTCCAGTTTTGTCAGCTTTAGCTTTAACGTTACGCAGGTATCCTACATACGCACAAGA
It contains:
- the LOC121792800 gene encoding pentatricopeptide repeat-containing protein At2g13420, mitochondrial-like encodes the protein MVNFSVRVRGLGLPANGFFLSRFNFLKTASQLKFFHSFSDSEDHTSPPSLSVAKPSLPPLQNSPEADSLCQILIRHHNPFHHMESSIQLHGISLSPHLVHQTLLRLNHHSKIALAFFKFTQSYSPSPSRLLDTAAYNLIINILCRVRQFDVAWQLIMQMDSENSASKPDFTTFFVLIRRLVSAGLTRSAIRAFYDMSIFIGDELFDSQFSFCFCYLLDTLCKYGYVKVAVEVFNKEKYRVEADAKLYTVLIYGWCKVGRIDMAERFLGEMSERGIEPNVVTYNVLLNRICRRASLHPEGRFERVIREAESVLGEMREKGLEPDVTSYSILLHVYSRAHKPQLCLDKLVMMKEKGVCPSVATYTSVVKCLSSCGRMEEAEELLDEMLQQGVTPTAETYNCFFKEYRGRKDLDGAMRLYRKMKEGSLHSLNMHTYNILLRMLMVLDKMGLLWEVWNDLCLSGIGPDLDAYTILVHGLCEKRKWRRACELFVEMIEKGFLPQKFTFETLYRGLIQADMLRTWRMLKKKLEEESISFGEEFKEYHLNPYKR